AGGTTCCCGTTCTCCACGAGAGAGGCCTCGCGGCACACGAACTGCAGCGGTGAGGCACGGCCAGTGACAGTTGTGTCCATGACGCAAAAAAGAGCTAtccgaaaagaaaagaagacttGGCAATTGCACTGTGAAAGTCGAAGTGGACGACGATAGTCacgggagagaaggtgaTGCAAACGATATGGGAAAAACACAGGAAAAGTGGCAATACTCACCTCCAAAACGCAGGGTggtgagaagaaaagaaaacagtcaTTCAAAAAGGACGCATAAATCGTTACGCGGAAGGGAAGAAGTCGAGTACTCTTTCCCTACTCCACGTGAAAAAAGCTGGCACGGCAGCCACCAGCTCCCGCGGTCTCCTATGCTGTTCGCTGTTTTGCAATAGCGACGGCAGCCACGCGGCGGTCGCTGCCTTCCGGGCTTTGTACGGAATTATCAACGATCCTTTCCTTGCGGGAGGACATAAACAAAGCAAGCAAAACGTAAGTTTCAGCACGCCTGAGCGTGAAGCGCGTCAATCAACGGCAACTTCCGCTGAGGGCGATTCGCGTGAATTTTATTTTGCTCTTGTGGGAAAATGGTTAGCCGCTGTCAGACGTGCGGCGAGCCTCCCCTGGAGATCTACTGCAGGCATGTGGTGGTTTCCTTTGGCTTGGCCGAACCATCAGCATCGCTTGCGCCGGGTGCGCTCGTGGGCGTTGTCTATCGCTTTTTCCCCTCAGCGACAAAAGTGTTTACTCTGTAAAAAGGGCCTTCTCCGGGAGGTGTAAGTGACGGATTCTGTTCTGCAGGGTGTTCTGCCACCCGTCAGTATTCcatctcgcttttttctccatctCACGTGTGGTGTGACGTGGCACAGGTGCGCGGTCTGGGACGCATGCATCAGCCAGTGTATGTGCCAACGGGGGGGGAAGAGGGGGATGAGTTTTTGGGAATTTTACACAGCACGAAACTGTCAATATTACGCTACCGTGTGTATCATTCTTTTGGCT
This Toxoplasma gondii ME49 chromosome VIII, whole genome shotgun sequence DNA region includes the following protein-coding sequences:
- a CDS encoding hypothetical protein (encoded by transcript TGME49_232840), whose product is MQSLLSVLKDSAFLIPAFRFTRKGSLIIPYKARKAATAAWLPSLLQNSEQHRRPRELVAAVPAFFTWSRERVLDFFPSA